From the Cryptosporangium aurantiacum genome, one window contains:
- a CDS encoding Clp protease N-terminal domain-containing protein: MFERFTKEARELVLDARDQARRLRHPLIGTEHLLLAMLAHDDVRANTVLRDAGLEYDRVRADIQRAVGTSGRVLTDEDAEALRSIGIDLDAVLASVERTLGPDSWPTPVPEEEERRGLFGRSKRSGTSRFAPRSKKVLELALREAIHLQSREINSDFILLGLIREGEGLGAKVIVDAGVNLDDLRRATLDHLKKAA; the protein is encoded by the coding sequence ATGTTCGAACGGTTCACCAAGGAAGCGCGCGAGCTGGTCCTCGACGCCCGTGACCAGGCGCGCCGGTTGCGCCACCCGCTGATCGGCACCGAGCACCTCCTGCTCGCGATGCTGGCCCACGACGACGTCCGCGCCAACACGGTGCTCCGCGACGCCGGCCTGGAGTACGACCGGGTCCGGGCCGACATCCAGCGCGCGGTCGGCACGTCCGGCCGGGTGCTCACCGACGAGGACGCCGAGGCGCTGCGCAGCATCGGCATCGACCTGGACGCGGTGCTGGCCAGCGTCGAGCGGACGCTGGGCCCGGACTCGTGGCCCACACCGGTCCCGGAGGAGGAAGAGCGGCGTGGGCTGTTCGGACGCTCGAAGCGCAGCGGCACCAGCCGGTTCGCTCCGCGGTCCAAGAAGGTTCTCGAACTCGCGCTGCGGGAGGCGATCCACCTGCAGAGCCGCGAGATCAACAGCGATTTCATCCTGCTCGGGCTGATCCGGGAGGGCGAGGGGCTCGGCGCGAAGGTCATCGTCGACGCCGGCGTCAACCTCGACGACCTGCGCCGGGCCACGCTCGACCACCTGAAGAAGGCGGCCTGA
- a CDS encoding ABC transporter ATP-binding protein, translating to MILEARDLSLSFGATPALRGASLQVEAGEMLAIMGPSGSGKSTLLHCLAGILVPSSGEVWFAGERLDSRSDEARSAVRRDRFGFVFQFGQLVPELTALENVALPLLLAGVRRAAALKRAEPWFERLGLEGLGARRSGELSGGQAQRVALARALVAEPEVLFADEPTGALDSLTGEQVMDLLVDTARSAGTTVVLVTHEARVAAYADREVIVRDGRVNSPALTP from the coding sequence ATGATCCTGGAAGCCCGTGACCTCTCGCTGTCGTTCGGCGCCACCCCCGCGCTGCGCGGAGCGTCGCTGCAGGTCGAGGCCGGTGAGATGCTCGCGATCATGGGGCCGAGCGGCTCCGGCAAGTCGACACTGCTGCACTGCCTGGCCGGCATCCTGGTGCCATCGTCGGGTGAGGTGTGGTTCGCCGGTGAGCGGCTGGACTCACGCTCCGACGAGGCTCGCAGCGCGGTACGCCGTGACCGCTTCGGCTTCGTCTTCCAGTTCGGGCAGCTGGTGCCAGAGCTGACCGCGCTGGAGAACGTCGCACTGCCGCTGCTGCTGGCCGGCGTCCGCCGGGCGGCCGCGCTGAAGCGCGCGGAACCCTGGTTCGAGCGGCTCGGGCTGGAGGGGCTGGGTGCCCGGCGGTCGGGCGAGTTGTCCGGTGGGCAGGCGCAGCGGGTCGCGCTGGCCCGCGCCCTGGTGGCCGAGCCCGAGGTGCTGTTCGCCGACGAGCCGACCGGCGCGCTCGACTCCCTCACCGGTGAGCAGGTGATGGACCTGCTCGTCGACACCGCCCGGAGCGCGGGCACCACGGTGGTCCTGGTGACCCACGAAGCGCGGGTCGCCGCGTACGCCGACCGCGAGGTCATCGTGCGCGACGGTCGCGTCAACAGCCCGGCGCTGACGCCGTGA
- a CDS encoding PadR family transcriptional regulator gives MSVPLTLLGLLEREPSHGYDLKRDYDTYFGGGKPLPFGQVYATLGRLARDGKVVIGEVAPGEGPERKRYVITDQGATEVSTWLTEPVEPMPNLQSILFSKVVLALMLERPAEEYLDRQRAAHLARMRELTELKRSGSLIDGLLADHALFHLEADLRWIDLTGARLASLAKAVR, from the coding sequence ATGAGCGTCCCACTCACACTCCTCGGCCTGCTGGAACGCGAACCCAGCCACGGCTACGACCTGAAGCGCGACTACGACACGTACTTCGGCGGCGGCAAGCCGCTGCCGTTCGGCCAGGTGTACGCGACGCTGGGCCGGCTCGCCCGAGACGGCAAGGTGGTGATCGGCGAGGTCGCCCCCGGCGAGGGGCCGGAGCGCAAGCGCTACGTCATCACCGATCAGGGCGCGACCGAGGTGAGCACCTGGCTCACCGAACCGGTCGAGCCGATGCCGAACCTCCAGAGCATCCTGTTCTCCAAGGTCGTGCTCGCGCTGATGCTGGAGCGCCCGGCCGAGGAGTACCTCGACCGGCAGCGCGCCGCCCACCTCGCGCGGATGCGGGAACTGACCGAACTCAAGCGCTCGGGCAGCCTGATCGACGGGTTGCTCGCCGACCACGCCCTGTTCCACCTGGAAGCCGATCTGCGCTGGATCGACCTGACCGGTGCTCGGCTGGCCTCCCTCGCGAAGGCGGTGCGGTGA
- a CDS encoding pyridoxal phosphate-dependent decarboxylase family protein — protein sequence MTLEKQGAPAEDVLAELAALRAADLPTHGGRTWAYVYDSGLAGLDALAHRAAEAVTGLNGLDPTVFPSLLTMENEVVAAAARLLGGGPGTVGTVTSGGTESILLAVKAARDGRHDVERPQLVAPVTAHAAFAKAAEYFRVELVPVEVDPVTFRPDPADVAAAITDRTVLVVASAPSYAHGVIDPVVEIAAVAAERGVRCHVDACIGGWVLPFWRRLGVPMPGFDLSVPGVTSLSVDLHKYAYAPKGTSVLLHRDAELRRSQYFAFADWPGYSMINATMQSTKSAAPLAAAWAVLRHLGEEGYLALAEQTLAATRTLIAGVEAVEGLRVLGPPQASLVAFGAADDGPDLFVLADELTVRGWYVQPQFALGALPTNLHLTVTAASAPKIEPFLADLRDAVAAAHAHGPVAVDAGIVEWLRTLDPSTLTSEEFGGLLAAGGLAPGDGGGAFALPARMAEINALLAAAPPRLRERLLIEFFGLLYTP from the coding sequence ATGACCCTCGAGAAGCAGGGCGCGCCGGCCGAGGATGTCCTCGCGGAGCTGGCGGCGCTGCGAGCCGCCGACCTGCCGACGCACGGCGGTCGCACCTGGGCGTACGTCTACGACTCAGGGCTGGCCGGGCTCGACGCGCTGGCGCACCGGGCAGCGGAGGCCGTGACCGGGCTCAACGGTCTCGACCCGACGGTGTTCCCGTCGCTGCTGACGATGGAGAACGAGGTCGTGGCCGCCGCGGCCAGGCTGCTCGGCGGCGGCCCCGGGACGGTTGGCACCGTGACCTCCGGTGGCACCGAGTCGATCCTGCTCGCGGTGAAGGCCGCACGGGACGGGCGGCACGACGTCGAGCGTCCGCAGCTGGTGGCACCGGTGACCGCGCACGCCGCGTTCGCCAAGGCGGCGGAATACTTCCGGGTCGAGCTGGTTCCGGTCGAGGTCGACCCGGTCACGTTCCGCCCGGACCCGGCCGACGTCGCGGCGGCGATCACCGACCGGACCGTGCTCGTCGTGGCGAGCGCGCCGTCGTACGCCCACGGGGTGATCGATCCGGTGGTCGAGATCGCTGCGGTGGCCGCGGAGCGAGGTGTCCGGTGCCATGTGGACGCCTGCATCGGTGGCTGGGTGCTGCCGTTCTGGCGCCGGCTCGGCGTCCCAATGCCTGGCTTTGACCTGAGCGTGCCCGGCGTCACCAGCCTCTCGGTCGACCTGCACAAGTACGCTTACGCCCCGAAGGGGACGTCGGTGCTGTTGCACCGCGACGCCGAGCTGCGCCGCAGCCAGTACTTCGCGTTCGCGGACTGGCCCGGCTACTCGATGATCAACGCGACGATGCAGTCGACGAAGTCGGCGGCGCCGTTGGCCGCGGCCTGGGCGGTCCTCCGTCACCTCGGCGAGGAGGGGTACCTCGCGCTGGCCGAGCAGACGCTGGCCGCGACCCGGACGTTGATCGCCGGGGTCGAAGCGGTGGAGGGGCTGCGGGTGCTCGGTCCGCCGCAGGCCAGCCTGGTTGCGTTCGGGGCCGCGGACGATGGCCCGGACCTGTTCGTGCTGGCCGACGAGCTGACCGTGCGGGGGTGGTACGTCCAGCCGCAGTTCGCGCTCGGGGCGCTGCCGACGAACCTCCACCTGACGGTCACAGCCGCCAGCGCGCCGAAAATCGAGCCGTTCCTCGCGGATCTGCGGGACGCGGTCGCGGCGGCACACGCGCACGGGCCGGTGGCGGTGGACGCGGGGATCGTCGAGTGGTTGCGGACGCTCGATCCGTCGACGTTGACGTCCGAGGAGTTCGGCGGCTTGCTGGCGGCCGGCGGGCTGGCGCCGGGCGACGGCGGGGGCGCGTTCGCGCTGCCGGCGCGGATGGCCGAGATCAACGCGCTCCTCGCCGCGGCCCCGCCGCGCCTACGCGAGCGTCTGTTGATCGAGTTCTTCGGCCTGCTCTACACCCCGTAG
- a CDS encoding ABC transporter permease — MIRFGVRLTLAGGREAVARLILITTAVALGTGLLLSILAAANAVDRQFQRSTWLTSSDDRPPDAPLAWLGREDFYEGRTIFRIDVAAVGPDAPVPPGVDRLPRPGEYFVSPALRTLLADTPREQLGDRFPGGESGTIGAEALPDPDSLVILVGRPAAELADAPGAVRVASINTEQPAIQTATLRLILGVVGAGLLFPVLIFVGTASRLSAARREQRFAALRLVGATPRQISTIATVESAVAAALGTAIGFVAFFAVRRPLADVPFTGAPFHPEDVVVQWPGALLVAVGIPLAAALAARITLRRVRTSPLGVVRRATPRPPRAYRLIPLVAGLAELAWFVGRRPETSAGQTTAYLTGMLLIMVGLVIAGPWLTMLGSRALAARSRRPATLIAARRLADDPRTAFRAVSGLVLALFVASTAIGVITTIVAYRGSDPSDTANSVLVLSLDERTPRTLLPPTTPDAALRSIPGVEDAATIRIDPPNEATGESQHGPYSGLVLCADLARTPVGGTCEPGAEVASVWAPVLAGQVERDTPQSTWPTARISAAELTNMPIGWVLVGTDGSTAALERSRTFLEQQFPGYRVPPGTDNDFNASFNNSLVIWQRLANVVILGSLPIAGCGLAVAVVGGLSERKRPFALLRLSGVPLRMLRRVVALESAVPLLTVSAVAIGTGLLAAHLFLRAQMDYSLRAPGVEYYVIVAVGLAASLAVLASTLPLLRRLTGPESARNE, encoded by the coding sequence GTGATCAGGTTCGGGGTGCGCCTCACGCTCGCAGGGGGGCGGGAGGCGGTCGCCCGGTTGATCCTGATCACGACCGCGGTCGCGCTCGGCACCGGACTACTGCTGTCGATCCTGGCGGCCGCCAACGCGGTCGACCGCCAGTTCCAGCGGTCCACCTGGCTCACGAGCAGCGACGACCGGCCACCGGACGCCCCGCTCGCCTGGCTCGGCAGGGAGGACTTCTACGAGGGCCGGACGATCTTCCGGATCGACGTCGCCGCGGTCGGGCCGGACGCCCCGGTGCCACCCGGCGTCGACCGGCTGCCCCGGCCCGGCGAGTACTTCGTCTCGCCCGCGCTCCGGACGCTGCTCGCCGACACCCCGCGCGAGCAACTCGGCGACCGCTTCCCCGGTGGAGAGTCCGGCACGATCGGCGCGGAGGCGCTCCCCGATCCGGATTCGCTCGTCATCCTGGTCGGCCGACCCGCGGCAGAGCTCGCGGACGCGCCCGGCGCCGTCCGGGTCGCCTCGATCAACACCGAGCAACCGGCAATTCAGACCGCGACGCTGCGCCTGATCCTCGGCGTCGTCGGGGCCGGGCTGCTGTTCCCGGTCCTGATCTTCGTCGGGACGGCGAGCCGCCTGTCGGCGGCCCGCCGCGAGCAGCGGTTCGCTGCCCTCCGGCTGGTGGGGGCCACGCCACGGCAGATCTCGACGATCGCGACGGTCGAGTCGGCGGTCGCGGCAGCGCTCGGCACCGCGATCGGGTTCGTGGCGTTCTTCGCCGTGCGGCGTCCACTCGCGGATGTTCCGTTCACCGGCGCGCCGTTCCACCCCGAGGACGTCGTCGTGCAGTGGCCCGGCGCGCTGCTGGTCGCGGTCGGCATCCCGCTCGCCGCGGCGCTGGCGGCCCGGATCACCCTGCGGCGGGTCCGGACGTCGCCGCTCGGCGTCGTCCGCAGGGCCACACCGCGGCCGCCCCGGGCGTACCGGCTGATTCCGCTGGTCGCCGGGCTCGCGGAGCTGGCCTGGTTCGTCGGGCGGCGACCGGAGACCAGCGCCGGCCAGACCACCGCCTACCTGACCGGGATGCTGCTGATCATGGTCGGCCTGGTGATCGCCGGGCCATGGCTGACGATGCTCGGCTCCCGCGCGCTGGCGGCGCGGTCTCGCCGGCCCGCGACGCTGATCGCGGCCCGCCGCCTCGCCGACGATCCCCGGACCGCGTTCCGGGCGGTCAGCGGCCTCGTGCTGGCGCTGTTCGTGGCCAGCACCGCGATCGGCGTCATCACGACGATCGTCGCGTACCGCGGTTCGGATCCGAGCGACACCGCGAACAGCGTGCTCGTGCTTTCGCTCGACGAGCGGACGCCACGCACCCTGCTGCCTCCGACGACACCGGACGCCGCGCTCCGGTCGATACCCGGGGTCGAGGACGCGGCGACGATCCGGATCGATCCGCCGAACGAGGCGACCGGGGAGTCCCAGCACGGGCCGTACTCGGGTCTCGTACTCTGCGCCGACCTCGCCCGGACACCGGTGGGCGGAACGTGCGAGCCCGGTGCCGAGGTCGCGTCGGTCTGGGCTCCGGTTCTGGCCGGGCAGGTCGAGCGGGACACGCCGCAGTCGACCTGGCCGACCGCGCGGATCTCCGCCGCGGAGCTGACGAACATGCCGATCGGCTGGGTTCTGGTCGGGACCGACGGTTCGACGGCGGCGCTGGAGCGCAGCCGCACGTTCCTGGAGCAGCAGTTTCCCGGCTACCGGGTGCCGCCGGGCACCGACAACGACTTCAACGCGAGCTTCAACAACAGCCTGGTGATCTGGCAGCGGCTCGCGAACGTCGTGATCCTCGGCAGCCTGCCGATCGCCGGGTGCGGCCTGGCGGTGGCCGTCGTCGGCGGGCTGAGCGAGCGGAAGCGGCCGTTCGCGCTGCTGCGCCTGTCCGGCGTGCCGCTGCGGATGCTGCGCCGGGTGGTCGCGCTGGAGAGTGCGGTGCCGCTGCTCACGGTCTCCGCGGTCGCGATCGGGACCGGGCTACTCGCCGCGCACCTGTTCCTGCGGGCGCAGATGGACTATTCGCTCCGGGCGCCCGGAGTCGAGTACTACGTGATCGTGGCGGTGGGGTTGGCCGCGTCGCTCGCGGTGCTGGCGTCCACGCTGCCGCTGCTGCGGCGGCTCACCGGCCCGGAGTCAGCCCGGAACGAGTGA
- a CDS encoding MFS transporter, translating to MTATPVSVTPRLDRGTRVGYSAGSLVNGAFGTVPGLLLLPYLTDTLAVAAGLAGLLVLLPKAWDVVLNPIAGRISDRTTTRWGARRPYLLVGGLGTAVTFAALFAGPFSGGAGAAYVTVAFLATATAFAFFQVPYVAMPAEITAGTADPYGERTRLMTWRIAVLALAILASGAAAPAIRDAAGGGRDGYRVAGLAVAALIAVGALAAFWGTRRAPTGSVHESEPSLRKQLAVARRNRPFALLLGCFVIQAVGIGVMLAGTDYVASGPLDDDGATSLLFVCFVGPALIVTPLWGRVGARIGKRAGYVVGSVLFAAGALLIGVAFLLGEAPLGAVLAATALVGVGYAGQQVFGLAMLPDTIAADEAVTGRRQAGVFTGVWTGGETLGLALGPGLFGLVLQFGGYRSGVDADAQPDSARTAIVLGFSVLPALIMLVALPLLRRYDLTPARLATLTAPTAPPGDRTTSTHGEA from the coding sequence GTGACAGCCACTCCGGTTTCGGTGACCCCTCGGCTGGACCGCGGCACCCGCGTCGGGTACTCGGCCGGTTCGCTGGTGAACGGCGCGTTCGGCACGGTGCCGGGGCTGCTGTTGCTGCCTTATCTGACCGACACGCTCGCGGTCGCGGCGGGCCTCGCCGGCCTGCTGGTCCTCCTGCCCAAGGCGTGGGACGTCGTGCTCAACCCCATCGCGGGCCGCATCTCCGATCGCACGACGACGCGTTGGGGCGCGCGTCGTCCGTATCTGCTCGTCGGCGGGCTCGGTACCGCGGTCACGTTCGCCGCGCTGTTCGCCGGGCCGTTCTCCGGCGGCGCCGGTGCCGCGTACGTCACGGTCGCGTTCCTGGCCACCGCGACCGCGTTCGCGTTCTTCCAGGTGCCGTACGTCGCGATGCCCGCCGAGATCACCGCGGGTACCGCCGACCCGTACGGCGAGCGCACTCGCTTGATGACCTGGCGGATCGCCGTGCTGGCGCTCGCCATCCTCGCGTCCGGCGCCGCGGCCCCGGCGATCCGCGACGCCGCCGGGGGTGGCCGCGACGGCTACCGGGTCGCCGGGCTGGCGGTCGCGGCCCTGATCGCGGTGGGGGCACTCGCGGCGTTCTGGGGCACCCGGCGGGCGCCGACCGGTTCGGTGCACGAGAGCGAGCCGTCGTTGCGCAAGCAGCTCGCCGTCGCCCGGCGGAACCGTCCGTTCGCGCTGCTGCTCGGCTGCTTCGTGATCCAGGCGGTGGGCATCGGCGTGATGCTGGCCGGCACCGACTACGTCGCGTCGGGCCCGCTCGACGACGACGGGGCGACGTCGCTGCTGTTCGTGTGTTTTGTCGGGCCCGCGCTGATCGTCACACCGCTCTGGGGCCGGGTCGGTGCCCGGATCGGCAAGCGCGCCGGGTACGTCGTCGGCTCGGTGCTGTTCGCGGCCGGCGCGCTGTTGATCGGGGTGGCGTTTCTGCTGGGCGAGGCGCCGCTGGGTGCGGTGCTCGCCGCCACCGCGCTGGTCGGCGTGGGTTACGCCGGCCAGCAGGTGTTCGGGCTGGCGATGCTGCCGGACACGATCGCCGCCGACGAAGCGGTCACCGGCCGCCGCCAGGCCGGGGTGTTCACCGGCGTCTGGACCGGCGGCGAGACGCTGGGGCTCGCGCTCGGCCCTGGTCTGTTCGGCCTGGTGTTGCAGTTCGGGGGCTATCGGTCCGGGGTGGACGCCGACGCGCAGCCGGACAGCGCTCGGACCGCGATTGTCCTCGGTTTCAGCGTGCTGCCGGCGCTGATCATGCTGGTCGCGCTGCCGCTGCTCCGCCGCTACGACCTCACGCCCGCCCGGCTAGCCACGCTGACCGCGCCAACGGCCCCGCCGGGTGATCGGACTACCTCGACCCACGGAGAAGCATGA
- a CDS encoding MGMT family protein has protein sequence MTAAPPSEYVEQVLDVVDAIPPGRVMSYGMVAEVVRERTGSGSARTVGAVMARYGSAVPWHRVVASDGRLPPGHEDEATRRLRAEGVSFRGVKVAMDAARWWPGELD, from the coding sequence GTGACCGCTGCACCCCCGAGTGAGTACGTCGAGCAGGTCCTGGATGTCGTCGACGCGATCCCGCCCGGCCGGGTGATGAGCTACGGCATGGTCGCCGAGGTCGTGCGAGAACGGACCGGCAGCGGGTCGGCCCGCACGGTCGGCGCGGTGATGGCACGGTACGGCAGCGCGGTGCCCTGGCACCGGGTGGTGGCGTCCGACGGTCGGCTGCCCCCGGGCCACGAGGACGAGGCGACGCGGCGCCTCCGCGCGGAGGGCGTGTCGTTCCGAGGTGTCAAGGTCGCGATGGACGCCGCCCGCTGGTGGCCGGGGGAGCTCGATTAA
- a CDS encoding ATP-dependent helicase: MSGTAVKQLPARAGLASPPRPRGESRYRLVRTPVETTPRFPLDTDQRAVADHAAGPLLVLAGPGTGKTTTIVESVVARVEAGADPESVLVLTYGRKAAGRLRERITARLGRTTTEPLARTFHSYAWGLLRRDAALRSERAPRLLTGPEQDALIRELLEGDVEGIGVHWPDPEQLQAPRGFAAELRDLMLRTLERGIDPVGLDDLGTQQARDDWRAAARFLQQYFDVLELRNNETTASGVAYDSALIIQEAVSLLRNDPELLDQERRARRYVFVDEYQETDPAQRELLRLLCDGGRFLVAAGDPDQSIFSFRGADPGGVHSFVDDFPTTDGEPAPTIVLGTAHRAGPVLQEAADRIGTRLRGGRKQRTPHLGPETPPSLADGVEVVVVRSATQEAAYVAHRLRRAHLIDGVPWSRMAVLVRSAPRSAGTLRRGLVQAGVPVEIDTDELPLAQQRGVAPIVKALGVALHPERLDDAAAVGLLTSPLGDADALSLRRLRQQLRLVASAGGDTRSSAELLPEALADSRDLIPVDAEWGRPARRVAAVLQAIRDAAAAPGASPESVLWAAWETSGLGPRWEDESLRGGAEGADADAALDAAVALFDQAAKFVDGLPGATPTMFVDYLEHLRIPADSIAPTGQRSEVVRILTAHAAKGLEWDVVAVAGVQEGLWPDLRPRGTVLGSEELVDLVAGRPPQLTGHLSALLDEERRLFYVAVTRARRALLVTAVDTVDGEDAEQASRFLDEIDPPEQPLTPRESDGGRPQAVVPRQLTLPALVAELRRAVLDREGDPVRRRAAARRLARLADEGVPGADPAEWWGFAALSDAAALRGPDEMVAVSPSRVEAFQTCALRWLLETSGGGTTSTAQGIGTVVHDVAAEVTAEQAVPDLRALSDRLNERWRRVDLTGWYGRKQHERANQMVERLADWLAKNPRQLVAVEREFSVDVGRATVRGRVDRLERDEEGRLVVVDLKTGQSKPSAENIPTHPQLGVYQLAVEQGAFGEHGTESGGASLVHIGMPTRRASEQVQEPPRRNWAERLVRDVADGMAGSVFEATQNNYCRMCAVSASCPIVSGQVTDE, encoded by the coding sequence GTGAGCGGCACGGCGGTGAAGCAGCTCCCCGCCCGCGCCGGTCTCGCGTCACCCCCGCGTCCCCGGGGCGAGAGCCGCTACCGGTTGGTGCGGACGCCGGTCGAGACCACACCGCGCTTCCCGCTCGACACCGACCAGCGCGCGGTGGCCGACCACGCCGCCGGCCCGCTCCTCGTCCTGGCCGGGCCGGGCACCGGAAAAACGACCACGATCGTCGAGTCGGTGGTGGCCCGTGTCGAGGCGGGTGCCGACCCGGAGTCGGTCCTCGTCCTCACTTACGGACGCAAGGCAGCCGGCCGCCTGCGCGAGCGCATTACCGCCCGGCTCGGCCGCACCACCACCGAGCCGCTGGCGCGCACGTTCCACTCGTACGCCTGGGGGCTCCTCCGCCGGGACGCCGCGCTACGCAGCGAGCGCGCGCCCCGCCTGCTCACCGGTCCGGAGCAGGACGCGCTGATCCGGGAACTGCTGGAGGGCGACGTCGAGGGCATCGGCGTCCACTGGCCTGACCCCGAGCAACTACAGGCACCACGCGGCTTCGCCGCGGAACTCCGTGACCTCATGCTCCGGACGCTGGAGCGCGGCATCGACCCGGTCGGCCTGGACGATCTGGGCACACAGCAAGCGCGGGACGACTGGCGCGCGGCCGCCCGCTTCCTCCAGCAGTACTTCGACGTCCTCGAGCTGCGGAACAACGAGACCACGGCGTCGGGAGTGGCCTACGACAGCGCGCTGATCATCCAGGAAGCGGTCAGCCTGCTGCGCAACGACCCGGAGCTGCTCGACCAGGAACGCCGTGCCCGCCGCTACGTCTTCGTCGACGAGTACCAGGAGACCGATCCCGCGCAGCGTGAGCTGCTGCGGCTGCTCTGCGACGGTGGCCGCTTCCTGGTCGCGGCCGGCGACCCCGACCAGTCGATCTTCTCGTTCCGCGGCGCCGACCCCGGCGGCGTCCACTCGTTCGTCGACGACTTCCCGACCACCGACGGGGAACCGGCGCCGACGATCGTGCTCGGCACCGCACACCGGGCGGGTCCGGTGTTGCAGGAGGCGGCCGACCGCATCGGCACCCGGCTGCGGGGCGGCCGAAAGCAGCGCACCCCACACCTCGGCCCGGAGACGCCACCGAGCCTGGCCGACGGCGTCGAGGTGGTCGTCGTCCGCAGCGCGACCCAGGAGGCCGCGTACGTCGCTCACCGGCTGCGCCGGGCGCACTTGATCGACGGCGTGCCGTGGTCCCGGATGGCGGTCCTGGTTCGGTCGGCCCCGCGGTCGGCCGGGACGCTCCGGCGCGGCCTCGTGCAGGCCGGTGTCCCGGTCGAGATCGACACCGACGAGCTGCCGCTGGCCCAGCAGCGCGGGGTGGCCCCGATCGTCAAGGCGCTCGGCGTCGCGCTGCACCCGGAGCGGCTGGACGACGCGGCCGCGGTCGGCCTGCTCACCTCCCCGCTGGGCGACGCCGACGCGCTGAGCCTGCGCCGGCTCCGGCAGCAGCTGCGGCTGGTCGCCTCCGCCGGTGGTGACACCCGGTCATCCGCCGAGCTGCTTCCCGAGGCGCTCGCCGACTCCCGCGACCTGATCCCGGTGGACGCGGAGTGGGGCCGCCCGGCCCGGCGGGTCGCGGCGGTGCTGCAGGCGATCCGAGACGCCGCGGCGGCGCCGGGCGCCTCCCCGGAGAGCGTGCTCTGGGCCGCCTGGGAGACGTCCGGCCTCGGGCCACGCTGGGAGGACGAGAGCCTCCGCGGCGGGGCGGAGGGCGCCGACGCCGACGCCGCGCTGGACGCCGCCGTGGCCCTGTTCGACCAGGCAGCCAAGTTTGTGGACGGGCTGCCCGGCGCCACCCCGACGATGTTCGTCGACTACCTGGAGCACCTGCGGATCCCGGCCGACTCGATCGCGCCCACCGGCCAGCGCAGCGAGGTGGTGCGGATCCTCACCGCCCACGCCGCCAAGGGGCTGGAGTGGGACGTCGTCGCGGTCGCCGGCGTCCAGGAAGGGCTCTGGCCGGACCTGCGGCCGCGCGGCACCGTGCTCGGGTCGGAGGAGCTCGTCGACCTGGTCGCCGGCCGCCCGCCGCAGCTCACCGGTCACCTCTCCGCGCTGCTCGACGAGGAGCGCAGGCTGTTCTACGTGGCGGTCACCAGGGCGCGCCGGGCGCTGCTGGTGACCGCGGTCGACACGGTCGACGGCGAGGACGCCGAGCAGGCGTCCCGCTTCCTGGACGAGATCGACCCGCCGGAGCAGCCGCTGACGCCGCGCGAATCCGACGGCGGCCGCCCGCAGGCCGTCGTCCCGCGTCAGCTCACGCTCCCGGCGCTGGTCGCCGAGCTGCGCCGGGCCGTGCTCGACCGGGAAGGTGACCCGGTGCGGCGGCGCGCGGCGGCCCGCAGGCTGGCCCGGCTCGCCGACGAGGGGGTGCCGGGCGCCGACCCGGCCGAGTGGTGGGGCTTCGCGGCGCTGTCCGACGCCGCGGCGCTGCGCGGCCCGGACGAGATGGTCGCGGTCTCGCCGTCGCGGGTCGAGGCGTTCCAGACCTGTGCGCTGCGCTGGCTGCTGGAGACCAGTGGCGGCGGCACGACCAGCACCGCGCAGGGCATCGGCACGGTCGTGCACGACGTCGCCGCCGAGGTCACGGCCGAGCAGGCCGTCCCCGACCTGCGCGCGCTCTCCGACCGGCTGAACGAGCGGTGGCGCCGCGTCGACCTCACCGGCTGGTACGGGCGCAAGCAGCACGAACGCGCCAACCAGATGGTCGAGCGGCTGGCCGACTGGCTGGCGAAGAACCCGCGTCAGCTGGTCGCGGTCGAACGTGAGTTCTCGGTCGACGTGGGTCGGGCGACCGTGCGGGGCCGGGTCGACCGGCTGGAGCGCGACGAGGAGGGCCGGCTGGTCGTCGTCGACCTGAAGACCGGGCAGAGCAAGCCGTCGGCGGAGAACATCCCCACCCACCCGCAGCTGGGCGTCTACCAGCTCGCGGTCGAGCAGGGCGCATTCGGAGAACACGGCACCGAGTCCGGCGGCGCGTCGCTGGTCCACATCGGGATGCCGACCCGCCGGGCCAGCGAGCAGGTGCAGGAGCCGCCCCGACGCAACTGGGCCGAGCGGTTGGTGCGCGACGTCGCCGACGGCATGGCGGGCAGCGTCTTCGAGGCGACCCAGAACAACTACTGCCGGATGTGCGCGGTCTCCGCGTCCTGCCCGATCGTCTCGGGGCAGGTGACCGACGAGTGA